The Muricauda sp. SCSIO 65647 genome includes a region encoding these proteins:
- a CDS encoding efflux RND transporter periplasmic adaptor subunit: MRKVIISVLAGVVIIGASIFGARFIANSKKDRRPKPQKVVKTVFVDTVKNGLVPIIVPANGNLMAKRRVELYAEVQGVFRPGSKLFKTGQKYRAGEILIRIDASEYYASVQSAKSNLYNLITSIMPDLQLDYPEHFGKWQTYLANFDLSKSTPQLPEISSEKEKYFITGRGIFTSYYNVKNLEQRLSKYTIYAPFEGVLAEALVTEGTLVRAGQKLGEFINTGVYELQVAVSKTYGDFLRVGEQVTLHNLEKTQKYIGEVARINGRVDQASQTITVFIEVKGEQLKEGQYLEANLNAKQEENAVEISRSLLLENNQVFVVRDSILDVIDVSPVYFGEKTVVVKDIPDNTPIIARPVTGAYAGMLVSVFDESAQTASE; the protein is encoded by the coding sequence ATGCGTAAAGTCATTATATCGGTACTCGCCGGAGTTGTCATTATCGGTGCTTCAATCTTTGGGGCCCGTTTCATCGCGAATAGCAAAAAAGACAGAAGGCCCAAGCCGCAAAAGGTCGTGAAGACCGTTTTTGTCGATACGGTTAAAAATGGGCTGGTTCCAATCATTGTTCCGGCCAATGGCAATTTGATGGCCAAAAGAAGGGTCGAACTGTACGCAGAGGTACAAGGGGTTTTCAGACCGGGCAGTAAATTGTTCAAAACAGGCCAAAAATATCGGGCCGGTGAGATTTTGATTCGAATAGATGCCTCTGAATATTATGCAAGCGTGCAATCGGCAAAAAGCAATCTTTATAATCTGATCACTTCAATAATGCCGGATCTGCAATTAGATTACCCCGAACACTTCGGCAAATGGCAAACCTATTTGGCCAATTTTGATTTGTCGAAATCGACGCCCCAACTTCCTGAGATTTCTTCTGAAAAGGAAAAATACTTCATCACCGGTCGAGGCATATTCACAAGTTATTACAATGTGAAGAATTTAGAACAGCGATTGTCGAAATATACCATTTATGCCCCTTTTGAGGGTGTTCTGGCCGAAGCTCTGGTGACAGAGGGTACATTGGTGAGGGCTGGACAGAAATTGGGAGAGTTCATCAATACCGGGGTATATGAACTTCAGGTCGCCGTTAGCAAAACGTATGGTGACTTTCTTAGAGTAGGTGAGCAGGTGACCTTGCACAATTTGGAGAAGACCCAAAAATATATTGGTGAAGTGGCCCGTATCAATGGTAGGGTCGATCAAGCCTCGCAGACCATCACCGTGTTCATCGAAGTCAAAGGCGAGCAATTGAAAGAAGGACAATATCTTGAGGCCAATTTAAATGCCAAACAAGAAGAGAACGCCGTTGAGATCAGTCGCTCATTGCTACTTGAGAATAACCAGGTTTTCGTGGTAAGAGATTCGATTTTGGATGTAATCGATGTCTCGCCCGTTTATTTTGGAGAAAAGACCGTGGTCGTAAAAGATATTCCTGATAACACTCCCATAATAGCCAGGCCAGTGACCGGTGCCTATGCGGGTATGTTGGTCAGCGTATTTGATGAGAGCGCCCAAACCGCATCTGAATGA